The Gasterosteus aculeatus chromosome 18, fGasAcu3.hap1.1, whole genome shotgun sequence genome segment CATTTCATGTACAAGACGCCCAACATGAACATGAAGCGTGAGTCTCCCTTCTTCTCATAATGTGCAACAAGACTTTGACCAGATGCAAACACAGGAAGAAGAACTGTGGTGAATTTATTCTTTGATGTTGGGAAACCGTTAGATAAGCAGTGGATTCCTCTgtcaataataaaacatttgaatgttAAATTGCTTCCATTTAATGCAAAACTACACCAAGTTACAGGATTTTCTCTCACTCATACAAATCTCCAgactttttcatttgttgtgtgtcagtgtaaATTGGTTGGTCAGTGTCCATTGACCATCAGCTGAACACCAGGTTTTGGttcacaagtttttttttttccccttcaggGTTGGCGATGGTGTTGACGGCAGCGTTCGAGTTTGACCCTCGCAGCAATAAGGATGCTACCATACGGCCGACGGACAACATCGAAGTGCCGCAGGTGATGACAAACATCGCCGATGATGAACGATCTCTCCGGGCTTGCAAAGACTCGCGATCTAAAGTAGAAACACTGTAAAAAGGGGTTCTGCGTGCCGCGAACGGCCTCTCGTGTCTTTCTTGCAGTTGATCCGTGAGTTGGGAAACATCaatgtgaagaagaaggagcccCCGTTCTGCTATCCCTACAGTTTGAAGGCCAGGGTCTTGGTGCTCGCCCACCTGGCCCGCATGGACGTCTCTGAGGAGTTGGAGGAAGGTAGGACAcgacatttctgttttttctttcaaaggaATTCTGTGTTGTTCTACTGTATATATTCAAAGTACTCTTAAGAGGCTGTAATTCAACACATTGTGTTAGCTTATATGTCTGTTCAAAGCAACACTAGGCGGTCAGGAATTGGTTCTTTATTCTACCAAAAATGGTCTATAACGTAATCAAAGCAGTTTGGAGTTGTGAGGTCGCATTGTTTCACAACCCTCCCCTGGTTAAATGTTTATACTCCCGCGCCAGAGGTAATGTCGCTTACTGAAAGAGGGCGAGCTGTTTAGAGTAGTTTCAGGTTTGTTAGTTTGTGAGAACTCTCTTGGCCAGCTGTGTTGTCTTAGAACGGCAAGTTAGAGCTGCAGATGTAGTACATGATGTGAATACACATGTGGGATTCTATTACATGCCATGCAGACAGTGGAAAGGTTTCCAAATGAATCTTTTGGAGTGGTGGACACAAACCGCACTTTGAGGTCTTCTAATGATATCATGCAATGTGTGATGTATATTTTGGTTCCAGATCAGAGGTTTGTGGTGAGGAAGAGTCCAGCTCTCCTGCAGGAAATGGTCAACGTGGGCTGTCAGCTTACTATGATGGCCAACAGCAgaggaggtacacacacacacacacacaaacacattttaaaggcAGCAGAGGTTATCACTTTGAATCATATTCACACAACCTGGAGGACGGTTTGATTATTTCTCCCGCTGCCTCCAGGTTTCCACGCTCCTCGACTGGTAACCATAGAGAACTGCATGAAGCTGACCCAAATGATAGTGCAAGGTCTGCAGGAGTCAAAGTCACCACTGTTGCAGCTGCCCCACTTTGAGGAGGAGCACCTCCGCTACTGCGTCTCTAAGAAGGTACGGTCTGAGCGTCTGTTGAGTAAGATGGAGAGGTTTGTGTCAGTGCGTAATTTGCCTCCTCTTCTCTAGTATAAAGTTCGGAGCCTGCAGGACCTGGTGAGTCTCAAGGACTCCGACAGACGCAGCATGCTGCGTTTCTTGGGGGACGAGAAGTACGATGAGGTCTTGTCAGTGCTGGGCAGCTTCCCTCACATCACCATGGACACCAAACTGCAGGGTCAGTCCTACCGGTGACGCCCGTGCAgccgtaaccccccccctcccccaactaAGTGTTAGAGGTGTATAACACATCAGGTCTTTAGAGCAACGCTTTAGCAGTAAGATCATAGTATTGAAATAGTTTGAACAGGTACCTTGAAATGAGTCACACAAACCCTTGCGTGCGGTTTGAATTAAGTACAGTTTTCCCAAACTACTAATTGCTgagatttaaaataattttctaaataatacattatagTTTTGGTTGTTGaaagttgtatttctttgtctttgcagTCCTCGATGATGAAGACAGCAATAACATCACAGCAGGGTCTATCGTCACAGTAACTGTCACCTTAACCAGAAAACGGATGGCGGTGAGGATTTCTTTGCATTTGGTTCAACCCTGCCATCAATCCTACAACATAGTAATGACTGACTAGAAACCAACCATCTGTGATTATTTTTCAAATTTCGGCTTGGAGATGCATCTTCATAGATGACCACTAGGGTGCGCTCGTGACTAAGCATTGTTGAGGAAGCACGATGTGACTGTGGAGGGAACTGTGTTTTGCAGGAGGTGTTTGAAAAGGAACAGGATTCTGCACCGTGTCTAACGGAGGAGTCCGCTGCTACAGAGGAAGCAGTaaggacaaaacacacacacacacacaataatatcAACTCAGACCCAGTGAGACGGCACCTTCACTCTGACCGGGTCAGACGCTTCGTGGCATTGCAAAGAGTCCACTCAGCCTTATTCTCTATTTGTGTACAACAGGGCGACGCAAGTAAAGCCAAAACAAAAGTGTGGCAGAACAAGAATAAAGCTGCTAAGAAGACAGCCAagtcaaagaagaaaaaattaaCCAAGAAGAAGGTCACTCCTGTACCTGCAAAAACCAAGCAGGCCAACGGCAATGTGGCCGGGAATGTACGTGTCTAATCCTACAATTAATTGTGTTGATTTTCTTATGATCCAAAAAAGAAGTATGTATCGTAAAATCCTGTTGTCAATGTCAAATGTCCCAGGAAGTTGtagcgacaacagcagcaacaacaacaacagcagcagtagtaaaggaggaagaggaggaggcctcgGACAAAGGCAGCGAGTCGGACGAGGGAGAAGCCAACAAGGACTCTCCCAGCGAGAGAGACGAAGACAGCGACAAGCAGAGCGACACGGAGGTGGACGAGATGGCAGGCGACGACGAGGAGGTCAGAATTTTTAACAACTCTACACATAAAGGGAACAAGAAACACTCGCCGGTACGTGTACCCCCCACCAAAAGCtaactctccctcctctccgccgGTCAGGAGTGGGAGGCGTTGCAGCAAAGCATCCAGAGGCGGGAGCGCGCCCTGCTTGAGACCAAGTCGAAGGTGACGCACCCCGTCTACAGCCTCTACTTCCCCGAGGAGAAGCACGAGTGGTGGTGGCTCTACATCGCCGACCGCCGAGACCAGACCCTCGTCTCCATGCCGTACCACGTCTGCACGCTGAAAGACACGGAAGAGGTGGGTCAACCAACTTCTGGGTTCTGGCAGCACGTAGGTGGCGAGCTACTGGCCTCGCGGGATGAATCCCTCTCTGTGGGGTCCGTAGTCACATTTCAAATCACTTGTTACAGCAAACGGACTAAAACCCAAATATATTCAATCTTCAATATTAAACTGATTAGAGGCATAAAATcctcacatttgagaagctcACAAACATCTGCCATTTGTTCTTTATTCATCAATTAAACCGTTGAAATACACCGCATTAAAACATACCGGTGTATGCATCATATTAAAATACGTCAAGGTTGTTTTGTGGCTTCTGCTTTAATCCGTCTGAGGTAGAAGGTTCTTAATAAGTTGCGTGAGTGATTTCACGTCTCATGTTTCCAGTGCTCCGTGGTCCCTCACAtcctgttgctaggcaaccctTTGCACTTTTTATCGTCATTTCCTcagaggaaggtgtgtgtgtatatacgtgTGCGGGGTTCATTGTGCACCTCTGATCCTGGCAAACGGTGATCACTGACCGCGAGGTTTGTTCACAACTCCCCCGCTGAGTAATAAGTAACCTCACGCTACGTGATTGCACAGCAGAGTTCGCAGGGATTCCATCCAGCATGGGACTTCTTTCCTGAGATGGTCCATTGGtgatccctccccccccacacccagtGTTCAAGGGGTTTGTCCTTTTCAGGTTTGCCTCCTTCTGATAAACTCCCCTTGCTTCTTTACCAGGTGGATGTT includes the following:
- the sec63 gene encoding translocation protein SEC63 homolog, whose translation is MAGQQFQYDDSGNTFFYFLTSFVGLIVIPATYYLWPRDQNAEQLRLKSLRRVHGRCLWYRLRLMKSQQSIVPTLKKGALLFGWFVFLLLAYKVSKLDREYQEYNPYEVLNLDPGASLSEIKKQYRVLSLKFHPDKGGDEATFMRIAKAYAALTNEQSRQNWEQYGNPDGPGATSFGIALPAWIVDQKNSMLVLLVYGLAFMVILPVVVGTWWYRSIKYSGDQILINTTQLFMHFMYKTPNMNMKRLAMVLTAAFEFDPRSNKDATIRPTDNIEVPQLIRELGNINVKKKEPPFCYPYSLKARVLVLAHLARMDVSEELEEDQRFVVRKSPALLQEMVNVGCQLTMMANSRGGFHAPRLVTIENCMKLTQMIVQGLQESKSPLLQLPHFEEEHLRYCVSKKYKVRSLQDLVSLKDSDRRSMLRFLGDEKYDEVLSVLGSFPHITMDTKLQVLDDEDSNNITAGSIVTVTVTLTRKRMAEVFEKEQDSAPCLTEESAATEEAGDASKAKTKVWQNKNKAAKKTAKSKKKKLTKKKVTPVPAKTKQANGNVAGNEVVATTAATTTTAAVVKEEEEEASDKGSESDEGEANKDSPSERDEDSDKQSDTEVDEMAGDDEEEWEALQQSIQRRERALLETKSKVTHPVYSLYFPEEKHEWWWLYIADRRDQTLVSMPYHVCTLKDTEEVELKFPAPSKTGNYQYSVILRSDSYLGLDQIKPLKLEVHEAKAMPDNHPQWDIPDTEEEDEEQEDSDGIEESEDDDEDND